A region of the Myxococcus stipitatus DSM 14675 genome:
GTTGATGTAGACCAGACCATCGATTTCGGGCGCCTGGCCCTGGTGACGGCCCACCAGCAGGTGCTCCGTCTCGGGCGCGGGGCCTTCCACCAGCACCTCCAGCCGCTTGCCCACGAGCTTCTTGTTCTGCTCGCGGTTGATGCGCTTCTGGATGGCCATGACCTCGCGCCACCGGCGCTCGATGGTCTTCTGCGGCACCTTGTCCGGCAGGTCGAACGCCGCAGTGCCCTCTTCGTCGGAGTACTGGAAGACGCCCAGGCGCTCGAAGCGCTGCGTCTTCACGAACTCCTTCAGCATCTCGAAGTCCTCTTCCGTCTCACCCGGCAGGCCGACGATGAGCGAGGTGCGCATCACCAGCCCGGGCACGCGCTCGCGCAGCTTCGTCAGCAGGCCCTTGAGGAACTCCGAGTTGCGGCCGCGCTTCATCGACAGCAGCAGCTTGTCGCTGACGTGCTGCACCGGCATGTCCAGGTAGCGGGCAATCTTCGGCTCCGACGCCATGACGTCGATGAGCTCGTCCGGGAACACGCGCGGGTAGGCGTAGTGCAGGCGAATCCACCGCACGTCCACCTGCGCCAGCGCCTTGAGCAGGTCGTGGAGCTTGGGCTTGCCGGGCAGGTCATGACCGTACGCGGTCAGGTCCTGCGCGACGAGGTTCAGCTCCTGCACGCCGCTGTCCGCCAGCCGCTTCGCCTCGATGACGATGTCGTCGATGGTCCGCGAGCGCTGCCCGCCGCGCAGCGTGGGGATGATGCAGAACGCGCAGGCGTTGTCACAGCCCTCGGACACCTTGAGGTAGGCCGTGTACTTCGGCATCGAGTTGACGCGCGGCGTGTTCGCGTCGTGGATGTAGTCGGGGTCCGGAATCACCTGACGCGGTGACGCCTCGGCCGCCAGCAGGTCGCCAATCTGGGCGTACGCGCTGGTGCCCAGGAAGTGGTCCACCTCCGGCATCTCCTTCGCCAGCTCCTCGCCGTAGCGCTGCGACAGACACCCCGTCACCACCAGGGTGCTGCAGCTGCCCGTCTTCTTCAGCTCGGCCATCTCCAGGATGGAGTCCACGGACTCCTGCTTGGCCGGGCCGATGAAGGCGCATGTGTTGACGACGATGACCTGGGCCTCGGAAGGCTCCTGCACCAGCGTGTAGCCACGGTGCTTCAACGTGCCGAGCATCACCTCGGAGTCCACCCGGTTCTTCGGGCAGCCGAGGGTCATCATGTAAAGGCTCTTGGTTGTTTCCACCGCGTCTACCTGTTTCCGAGTTCGGTTCGCGAGAAGTGGTCACCACTCCAAGCGAAGTTGATGGTCGCGCCGTTCGAGTAACGGATGGTCAGCGTGCCCTCTTCATCCACTTCCATCGAGGTCGCACGTCCCAGGGCACAGGTGGAGACCGGCCACTCGAGCGCCCGCGTCGCCGTCTTCCCTGTCACCAGATACAGCCCCATCCGGAGCTCATGTTCGGAGTCACACCGACCCTCAACGGCATAGGGATTCTTCCCGGTGAGCACGGTAACGACCGGCCGTCCGTCCGGCAGGCTCACCGTGTCGGGCACCTTCACGTTGGCCGACTCCGCCTCCACCGACTTCGCCACGACCAGCTCGCGCAGCGTGTCGGGCGTCAGGTCCTCGTCTCCCTGGGCCCAGGCCGGGTAGCTGAGCAGGTCCCACCCCAGCCAGCCGGTGGCCGCGGACTCCAGCGCCGTCACGTTCTCGGAGGGCTTGAGCTTGAGCGCCTTGCGCACCTCGTCCGGGAGGCGGAGCGCCTCGCCCGGCATGGTGCCGCTCTGGCAGTTGGAGACGGCCACGGGCTTGCCGCCCGCGCTGTCCACGTCCTCGTAGGTGATGCACACGTCCATCACCATGGGGTCCTTCGCCGGGAAGCGGGGCAGGGCGCGCACGGGCACCGCGGCCACGAGCGACAGCGTGTTGCCCTGGCGCTCCACCGCGCCATTCACCTTCTGCTGGGCGAACTCCGGCGTGCCGCTCTCCGCCCCGGAGGCGCGCTTGCCGTCGAAGCCGAAGCGCCACGTGTAGCCCGTCGTCAGCGGCCCGGTGTCGGGGAAGTAGACGGACACCGACAGCACGTCGCCGGCGAGGAGCTGGTCGTCCTTGGCATCCACGCCCACGTAGAGCGTGTCCTTGCGGAAGCCCACCTTCGCGTTGAACGAGGCGCTGGAGCCGGGCGCGTCCAGGGACTTGAGCGCCAGCGGCGAGGTGAAGCCCTTGAGGCCCCCCTGGAACCGGGGCGGCTTCGACATGGACGGCACCGGCCGGGAGGGACGGGGCGCTTCTTCCTCCTGCGCGGAGGCGATGGCTGGAACGCAGAGCATCCAGCAGAGGGACAGGGCTGCGGCTCGCATGGGCTTCTTCAATCGCGGAAGTTGGTGAACTGCATGTCGAGCTTCAGCCGGTCCTGCTCCTTGCGGAACAGGGCCATGGCGGCCTGAAGGTCATCCCGGCTCTTGCCCGTGACACGCAGCTGGTCGGCCTGGATGGAGCCCTGCACCTTCATCTTGGAATCCTTGAGCAGCTTCACCAGCTCCTTGGACTTCTCCACGGGGATGCCCTGCTGGAGCTTGATGACCTGCTTCACGTTGTGCAGGCCCGTCTTCTCGATGTCGCCGTAGTCGAGCGCATGCAAGCTGATGTTGCGCTTGGCCATCTTCGCGAGCAGGACGACCTTGGCCGCCTTGACGTGGTCCTCGCTGTTCGCCTTCACGGTGAGGGCCGTGTTGTCCGGGGCGATGAGGATATCCGCCTGGGCACCCTGGAAGTCATAACGGGTGCTGAGCTCCTTCTTGGTCTGGTTGACCGCGTTGTCGAGCTCGGCGAGGTCGATTTTGGAGACGACATCGAACGAGGGCATGGGCAGCAGCGGCCCTTAACACACCTACACCCTGACGACCATGGGCACCACCAGGGGGCGCTTGGAGGTGTACAGCCTGAACGCACGGCGGACCACCCGGGTGAGCTCCTCTCGCACCAGGGCGTCGTCCCCCCGGAGCTGGACGGACAGCTCCTCGAAGAGGGTCCGGGCTTCCTGGGCGACCCGGGGCAGCAGCACCTGTTCATCCACCGACAGCCCCTGCCCGGAGAGCTGGGGCCCCCCCACCAGCTTCAGGGTGTCCCGCTGGATGACGACCACCGCGGCCACGAGTCCGGTCTCCGACAGGCGCACCCGCTCATGGAGTGTGTCCGACGTCACCATTCCCCCGCCGAAGCGGTCCTTGAAGATGCGGCCGGAGGTCACGCTGCCAGTGAAGCGGCCTCGGCCCTCCTCGAAGCCGACGATGTCGCCGTCCTGGGCGAGCAGGCACTGCGCGGGCTCCAGGCCCGCCTCGCGCGCGGTGGCCAGGTGGCGGTGCAGGTGGCGGCCCTCGCCGTGGACGGGGATGAAGTGGCGGGGGCGCACCAGCTCCAGCACGCGCTTCTGCTGCGGCCGGCTGGCGTGGCCGGACACGTGGACGCCGGGCTCTATCTGCGCGTAGGCCACCCGGGCGCCGCGCCAGTGGAGCTGGTCGATGAGGGCGCCCACGCCCCGCTCGTTGCCGGGGATGGGGCGGGAGCTGAGCACGACGAGGTCTCCCGGGCCGACCTTGAGGGGCCCATCTCCCGAGGCGAGCTGGGACAGGCCCGCGCGAGGCTCGCCCTGTGCGCCCGTGGTGAGGACCAGGACCCGCTGCGCGGGCAGGATGGGCACGGTGTCCAGGGGGACGAAGAGCGAGTCGGGCACGTCCAGGTAGCCCAACTGGCGCGCCATCTCCACGTTGCGCAGCATGCTGCGGCCCTGGAGCGCGACCTTGCGGCCCAGGCGCTCGGCGAGGGCCAACAGGTGCCGCACGCGGTGCAGGTTGGAGGAGAAGAGAGCCACGACGATGCGG
Encoded here:
- the rimO gene encoding 30S ribosomal protein S12 methylthiotransferase RimO, whose translation is MTLGCPKNRVDSEVMLGTLKHRGYTLVQEPSEAQVIVVNTCAFIGPAKQESVDSILEMAELKKTGSCSTLVVTGCLSQRYGEELAKEMPEVDHFLGTSAYAQIGDLLAAEASPRQVIPDPDYIHDANTPRVNSMPKYTAYLKVSEGCDNACAFCIIPTLRGGQRSRTIDDIVIEAKRLADSGVQELNLVAQDLTAYGHDLPGKPKLHDLLKALAQVDVRWIRLHYAYPRVFPDELIDVMASEPKIARYLDMPVQHVSDKLLLSMKRGRNSEFLKGLLTKLRERVPGLVMRTSLIVGLPGETEEDFEMLKEFVKTQRFERLGVFQYSDEEGTAAFDLPDKVPQKTIERRWREVMAIQKRINREQNKKLVGKRLEVLVEGPAPETEHLLVGRHQGQAPEIDGLVYINDGLAYPGELVTVEVTEAHDYDLVARVVERPDPKQRQHVARDAHPAPVPVVQMPRPTTRME
- a CDS encoding YajQ family cyclic di-GMP-binding protein; this encodes MPSFDVVSKIDLAELDNAVNQTKKELSTRYDFQGAQADILIAPDNTALTVKANSEDHVKAAKVVLLAKMAKRNISLHALDYGDIEKTGLHNVKQVIKLQQGIPVEKSKELVKLLKDSKMKVQGSIQADQLRVTGKSRDDLQAAMALFRKEQDRLKLDMQFTNFRD
- a CDS encoding ribonuclease J, whose translation is MLQVIPLGGLGEIGLNSLVIACNGEMLLIDAGLMFPSDGMPGVDIIIPDFTHLKQNAAQLKGVLLTHGHEDHLGALPYLLSELSVPIPVYGTRFTLAMARHRLDELGVEADLREIEPREPFPVGSMFKVEASRVTHTVPDAVGFIVRTPEGTLIHTGDFKLDPDPIDGLRTDLERWGEAGDEGVVCLLSDSTNSELTEETGSERVVEQTFERLFRDATGRIVVALFSSNLHRVRHLLALAERLGRKVALQGRSMLRNVEMARQLGYLDVPDSLFVPLDTVPILPAQRVLVLTTGAQGEPRAGLSQLASGDGPLKVGPGDLVVLSSRPIPGNERGVGALIDQLHWRGARVAYAQIEPGVHVSGHASRPQQKRVLELVRPRHFIPVHGEGRHLHRHLATAREAGLEPAQCLLAQDGDIVGFEEGRGRFTGSVTSGRIFKDRFGGGMVTSDTLHERVRLSETGLVAAVVVIQRDTLKLVGGPQLSGQGLSVDEQVLLPRVAQEARTLFEELSVQLRGDDALVREELTRVVRRAFRLYTSKRPLVVPMVVRV